A window from Phoenix dactylifera cultivar Barhee BC4 unplaced genomic scaffold, palm_55x_up_171113_PBpolish2nd_filt_p 000452F, whole genome shotgun sequence encodes these proteins:
- the LOC120104018 gene encoding phospho-2-dehydro-3-deoxyheptonate aldolase 1, chloroplastic-like: MALATGSSSSLSTKSLLPPSGGGGGHQLHLPSLLRAAGRRPYPRPISAVHAAEPAKNPVVADKQKAAFSARPGKWAVDSWRTKKALQLPEYPNEEELESVLRTIESFPPIVFAGEARHLEERLAEAALGEAFLLQGGDCAESFKEFNANNIRDTFRILLQMGAVLMFGGQMPVVKVGRMAGQFAKPRSESFEEKDGVKLPSYRGDNINGDAFDEKSRTPDPQRMIRAYCQAAATLNLLRAFATGGYAAMQRVTQWNLDFTGHSEQGDRYRELAHRVDEALGFMAAAGLTVDHPIMTTTDFWTSHECLLLPYEQALTREDSTSGLYYDCSAHFLWVGERTRQLDGAHVEFLRGVANPLGIKVSNKMDPKELVKLIEILNPQNKPGRITVITRMGAENMRVKLPHLIRAVRQAGQIVTWVSDPMHGNTIKAPCGLKTRPFDSILAEVRAFFDVHEQEGSHPGGVHLEMTGQNVTECLGGSRTVTFDDLSSRYHTHCDPRLNASQSLELAFIIAERLRRRRIASGPLNQHSRPGSLPSMGL, translated from the exons ATGGCCCTCGCCACCGGCTCCTCCTCCTCACTCTctaccaaatccctcctcccgCCTTCCGGCGGTGGCGGCGGGCATCAACTCCAcctcccctccctcctccgCGCCGCCGGGCGGCGGCCCTACCCCCGACCCATCTCCGCCGTCCACGCGGCGGAGCCCGCCAAGAACCCCGTCGTCGCCGACAAGCAGAAGGCTGCTTTCTCTGCGCGGCCGGGGAAGTGGGCGGTGGACAGCTGGCGGACGAAGAAGGCGCTGCAGCTGCCGGAGTACCCGAACGAGGAGGAGCTGGAGTCGGTGCTCCGGACGATCGAGAGCTTCCCGCCGATCGTGTTCGCCGGAGAGGCCCGGCACCTGGAGGAGCGCCTTGCGGAGGCCGCCCTCGGCGAGGCCTTTCTCCTTCAGGGCGGCGACTGCGCCGAGAGCTTCAAGGAGTTCAACGCCAACAACATCCGTGACACCTTCCGCATCCTCCTCCAGATGGGCGCCGTCCTCATGTTCGGCGGTCAGATGCCTGTCGTCAAG gtGGGGAGGATGGCGGGGCAGTTTGCGAAGCCGAGGTCGGAGTCGTTCGAGGAGAAGGACGGGGTGAAGCTGCCGAGCTACAGGGGGGACAACATCAATGGCGACGCGTTCGACGAGAAGTCGAGAACGCCGGACCCGCAGAGGATGATCAGGGCTTACTGCCAGGCGGCGGCGACGCTCAACCTTCTCCGGGCCTTCGCTACCGGTGGATACGCGGCCATGCAGCGTGTTACCCAGTGGAACCTCGATTTCACGGGGCACAGCGAGCAGGGCGACAG GTATAGGGAGTTGGCCCACCGGGTGGATGAGGCTCTAGGGTTCATGGCTGCTGCCGGGCTCACCGTCGACCATCCCATCATGACCACCACCGACTTCTGGACCTCCCATGAGTGCCTCCTGCTTCCCTACGAGCAGGCCCTTACTCGCGAGGACTCCACTTCTGGCCTCTACTATGATTGCTCTGCTCACTTCCTTTGGGTCGGTGAGCGCACCCGCCAGCTTGACGGTGCTCACGTCGAGTTCCTCCGAGGCGTCGCCAATCCCCTAGGCATCAAG GTGAGCAATAAGATGGACCCGAAGGAGCTTGTGAAGCTGATCGAGATTTTGAACCCCCAGAACAAGCCAGGGAGGATCACTGTGATCACAAGAATGGGGGCCGAGAACATGAGGGTGAAGCTGCCACATTTGATCCGGGCTGTCCGCCAAGCTGGGCAGATTGTCACTTGGGTCAGCGATCCGATGCACGGGAACACCATCAAGGCTCCATGCGGCCTCAAAACTCGGCCCTTCGATTCGATTCTG GCCGAGGTGCGGGCATTTTTCGATGTCCACGAGCAAGAAGGGAGCCATCCAGGAGGTGTGCACCTGGAGATGACCGGGCAAAATGTGACGGAATGCCTTGGAGGATCAAGAACCGTGACATTCGATGACCTGAGCTCGCGCTACCACACCCACTGCGACCCAAGGCTCAATGCCTCCCAATCTCTTGAACTGGCCTTCATCATCGCCGAGCGactcaggaggaggaggattgcATCAGGGCCCCTCAACCAGCACAGTCGCCCAGGATCCTTGCCCTCCATGGGGCTCTGA